In Streptomyces sp. NBC_00433, a single genomic region encodes these proteins:
- a CDS encoding homoserine dehydrogenase, which yields MMRTRPLKVALLGCGVVGSEVTRIITTQTADLAARIGAPIELAGIAVRRPNRVREGVPAELLTTDATALVKRGDIDVVVEVIGGIEPVRTLITTAFEHGASVVSANKALLAADGASLHAKAAEHGVDLYYEAAVAGAIPLIRPLRESLAGDKVNRVLGIVNGTTNFILDKMDSTGAGYSEALDEATALGYAEADPTADVEGFDAAAKAAILAGIAFHTRVTIDDVHREGLTEVTAADIASAKKMGCTVKLLAICERARDGRSVTARVHPAMIPLSHPLASVRGAYNAVFVEAEAAGQLMFYGPGAGGSPTASAVLGDLVAACRNKLAATTGAGESAYTQLPVSPMGDVVTRYHISLDVADKPGVLAQVATVFAEHDVSIDTVRQQGRNQGSGDDAAIEQAGGRREGGEASLVVVTHRAPDAALSATVASLRKLDTVRGVASIMRVEGE from the coding sequence ATGATGCGTACGCGTCCGCTGAAAGTGGCGCTGCTTGGCTGCGGTGTGGTCGGCTCCGAGGTCACGCGCATCATCACGACGCAGACGGCCGACCTGGCCGCCCGGATCGGGGCGCCCATCGAGCTGGCCGGCATCGCGGTACGCCGCCCCAACCGGGTGCGCGAGGGGGTGCCCGCCGAGCTGCTCACCACAGACGCCACCGCGCTGGTCAAGCGCGGCGACATCGACGTCGTGGTCGAGGTCATCGGCGGCATCGAGCCGGTGCGTACGCTGATCACCACCGCCTTCGAGCACGGCGCCTCGGTGGTGTCGGCCAACAAGGCGCTGCTCGCCGCCGACGGCGCGAGCCTGCACGCCAAGGCCGCCGAGCACGGCGTCGACCTCTACTACGAGGCCGCGGTCGCCGGTGCGATCCCGCTGATCAGGCCGTTGCGCGAGTCGCTGGCCGGCGACAAGGTCAACCGGGTGCTCGGCATCGTCAACGGCACCACCAACTTCATCCTCGACAAGATGGACTCCACCGGCGCCGGCTACAGCGAGGCGCTCGACGAGGCCACCGCGCTGGGATACGCCGAGGCCGACCCCACCGCCGACGTGGAGGGCTTCGACGCCGCCGCCAAGGCCGCGATCCTGGCCGGTATCGCCTTCCACACCCGCGTGACCATCGACGACGTCCACCGCGAGGGCCTCACCGAGGTCACCGCGGCCGACATCGCCTCCGCGAAGAAGATGGGCTGCACGGTCAAACTGCTGGCGATCTGCGAGCGCGCCCGCGACGGCCGCTCGGTCACCGCCAGGGTGCACCCCGCGATGATTCCGCTCAGCCACCCGCTGGCCTCCGTACGCGGGGCCTACAACGCCGTCTTCGTCGAGGCGGAGGCGGCGGGGCAGCTGATGTTCTACGGTCCCGGCGCGGGCGGTTCACCCACCGCCTCCGCCGTCCTCGGCGACCTGGTGGCCGCCTGCCGCAACAAACTGGCGGCGACCACCGGTGCCGGCGAGTCCGCTTACACGCAACTGCCGGTGAGCCCGATGGGGGATGTGGTCACCCGCTACCACATCAGCCTCGACGTGGCGGACAAACCGGGCGTCCTCGCACAGGTCGCCACGGTGTTCGCCGAGCACGACGTGTCCATCGACACGGTGCGTCAGCAGGGCAGAAATCAAGGCAGCGGCGACGACGCCGCGATCGAGCAGGCCGGCGGGCGGCGGGAGGGCGGCGAGGCCTCCCTCGTCGTCGTCACCCACCGCGCGCCGGACGCCGCCCTCTCGGCGACCGTCGCCAGCCTGCGGAAACTCGACACCGTACGCGGCGTCGCCAGCATCATGCGTGTGGAAGGGGAGTAG
- the lysA gene encoding diaminopimelate decarboxylase encodes MSRSAHPAGPRHADVLPEGHYAAPPADLNRLDAHIWARTVTRNADGAVEVGGIDVRDLAAEFGTPAYVLDEADFRARCRAWRAAFGPDADVFYAGKAFLSRAVVRWLHEEGLNLDVCSGVELAVALDAGMPAERIAMHGNNKSNAEIDRAVAAGVGRIVLDSFQEIVRVAAAAERHGRRQPVQIRVTVGVEAHTHEFIATAHEDQKFGLALAGGQAAEAVRRVLKLESLELVGIHSHIGSQIFDMAGFEVAARRVVSLLAAIRDEHGVQLPEIDLGGGLGIAYTADDDPAEPHQIAKSLGEIVTRECEAARLDPPRLSVEPGRAIVGPTAFTLYEVGTVKPLEGLRTYVSVDGGMSDNIRTALYDAEYTVALASRRSDAEPMLSRVVGKHCESGDIVVKDAFLPSDLAPGDLLAVPATGAYCRSMASNYNHVPRPPVVVVADGKPRVIVRRETEEDLLRLDVG; translated from the coding sequence GTGAGCCGATCCGCACATCCCGCAGGGCCCCGCCACGCCGACGTACTGCCGGAAGGGCACTACGCCGCCCCGCCCGCCGACCTCAACCGGCTGGACGCGCACATCTGGGCCCGTACCGTCACCCGCAACGCCGACGGCGCCGTCGAGGTCGGCGGGATCGACGTACGGGACCTGGCCGCCGAGTTCGGAACACCGGCGTACGTGCTGGACGAGGCCGACTTCCGGGCCCGCTGCCGGGCCTGGCGGGCGGCCTTCGGGCCCGACGCGGACGTCTTCTACGCCGGCAAGGCCTTCCTGTCCCGGGCCGTCGTGCGCTGGCTGCACGAGGAGGGGCTCAACCTCGACGTCTGCTCGGGCGTCGAGCTGGCCGTCGCGCTGGACGCCGGCATGCCCGCCGAGCGGATCGCGATGCACGGCAACAACAAGAGCAACGCCGAGATCGACCGGGCGGTCGCGGCCGGTGTCGGCCGGATCGTGCTGGACTCCTTCCAGGAGATCGTCAGGGTCGCGGCGGCGGCCGAGCGGCACGGGCGGCGGCAGCCGGTGCAGATCCGGGTGACGGTCGGCGTCGAGGCGCACACCCACGAATTCATCGCGACCGCGCACGAGGACCAGAAGTTCGGCCTGGCGCTGGCCGGCGGGCAGGCCGCGGAGGCGGTGCGCCGGGTGCTGAAGCTGGAGAGCCTGGAGCTGGTCGGCATCCACAGCCACATCGGCTCGCAGATCTTCGACATGGCGGGCTTCGAGGTGGCCGCCCGCCGGGTGGTGTCGCTGCTGGCCGCGATCCGCGACGAGCACGGGGTGCAGCTGCCCGAGATCGACCTCGGCGGCGGCCTGGGCATCGCCTACACCGCGGACGACGACCCCGCGGAGCCGCACCAGATCGCCAAGTCGCTCGGCGAGATCGTCACCCGCGAGTGCGAGGCGGCCCGCCTCGACCCGCCGCGGCTGTCGGTCGAGCCGGGCCGGGCCATCGTCGGCCCGACCGCCTTCACGCTCTACGAGGTCGGCACCGTCAAGCCGCTGGAGGGCCTGCGCACGTACGTCAGCGTCGACGGCGGGATGTCGGACAACATCCGTACCGCGCTCTACGACGCCGAGTACACCGTGGCGCTGGCCTCCCGCCGCAGCGACGCGGAGCCGATGCTCAGCCGGGTCGTGGGCAAGCACTGCGAGAGCGGTGACATCGTGGTGAAGGACGCGTTCCTGCCGTCGGACCTGGCGCCCGGCGACCTGCTCGCGGTGCCGGCCACCGGCGCGTACTGCCGCTCGATGGCCAGCAACTACAACCACGTCCCGCGCCCGCCGGTCGTGGTGGTCGCGGACGGGAAGCCGCGGGTGATCGTCCGGCGCGAGACGGAGGAGGACCTGCTGCGGCTCGACGTCGGCTGA
- a CDS encoding DALR anticodon-binding domain-containing protein: protein MTPAELSWTVLSTVRRAVAADELRVAVPEKIVVQRPPRPGCGDYATNVALQLAGQAGRSAYEVAGILAVRLAREPGIAQVEVAGAGFLNITLSARAYADVVRQVREQGADYGRGEGLADEAVTVVAEPPGAVRATMVAEVVNGLLRAAGAGHGDRRESLTVAEGVAEGGDATARLGRDAARWSLLRPPAEDPPRPGPALLAQREANPLFRVRYVHSRTRALLRNAHDLGVRVEAAARDPYRHPAETELLGLIADFPRVVETAARRRAPDRLARHLERLADAYLRFQDECPALPKGDEKPSAVHAARVRLADATGIVLADGLHLLGISAPDHL from the coding sequence GTGACCCCCGCCGAGCTGTCGTGGACCGTGCTGAGCACGGTCAGGCGTGCCGTCGCGGCGGACGAGCTGCGGGTCGCGGTGCCGGAGAAGATCGTGGTGCAGCGGCCGCCGCGGCCGGGGTGCGGGGACTACGCGACGAACGTGGCGCTGCAGCTCGCCGGGCAGGCGGGGCGCAGCGCCTACGAGGTCGCCGGGATTCTCGCGGTGCGGCTCGCCAGGGAGCCGGGGATCGCCCAGGTCGAGGTCGCCGGTGCCGGGTTCCTGAACATCACGCTCAGCGCGCGGGCCTACGCCGACGTCGTACGCCAGGTGCGCGAGCAGGGGGCCGACTACGGGCGGGGTGAAGGGCTCGCGGACGAGGCCGTCACCGTCGTGGCGGAGCCGCCCGGCGCGGTGCGGGCCACGATGGTTGCCGAGGTCGTCAACGGGCTGCTCCGCGCCGCCGGCGCCGGGCACGGCGACCGCCGGGAGAGCCTCACGGTGGCAGAAGGCGTCGCGGAAGGCGGGGACGCCACCGCCCGCCTCGGCCGCGACGCCGCCCGCTGGTCCCTGCTCCGCCCCCCGGCCGAGGACCCGCCCCGCCCTGGCCCCGCCCTGCTGGCCCAGCGTGAGGCGAACCCGCTCTTCCGGGTCCGCTACGTCCACTCCCGCACCCGCGCGCTGCTGCGCAATGCCCATGACCTGGGCGTACGCGTCGAGGCAGCGGCCCGGGACCCGTATCGGCACCCCGCCGAGACGGAACTGCTCGGGCTGATCGCCGACTTCCCCCGGGTCGTCGAGACCGCCGCCCGCCGCCGCGCGCCCGATCGGCTCGCACGGCATCTGGAGCGGCTGGCCGACGCCTATCTCCGGTTCCAGGACGAGTGTCCCGCGCTGCCCAAGGGGGACGAGAAACCCTCGGCCGTCCACGCTGCCCGGGTCCGCCTCGCCGACGCGACCGGCATCGTGCTCGCCGACGGCCTGCACCTGCTCGGCATCAGCGCCCCCGACCATCTCTGA
- a CDS encoding response regulator: MAGATGRVLVVDDNKVIRQLIRVNLELEGFEVVTAADGAECLEIVHSVRPDVVTLDVVMPRLDGVRTAARLRADADPWTRDVGIVMVSAGALPDGTGGPRGVDAYVGKPFEPAELVETVRRLIRRGPDEQPDADAGTQAAAASGGA, from the coding sequence GTGGCGGGTGCGACCGGCCGGGTGCTTGTTGTGGATGACAACAAGGTGATCCGGCAGTTGATCAGGGTCAACCTGGAGCTGGAGGGCTTCGAGGTCGTGACCGCGGCTGATGGTGCCGAGTGCCTGGAGATCGTGCACAGCGTGCGGCCCGATGTGGTGACGCTGGATGTGGTGATGCCGCGGCTGGACGGGGTGCGGACGGCGGCGCGGTTGCGGGCGGACGCGGATCCGTGGACGCGGGACGTGGGGATCGTGATGGTCAGCGCGGGGGCGCTGCCGGACGGGACCGGGGGACCGCGCGGGGTGGACGCGTATGTGGGGAAGCCCTTCGAGCCGGCCGAGCTGGTGGAGACCGTGCGGCGGTTGATACGTCGGGGGCCGGACGAGCAGCCGGACGCCGACGCGGGGACGCAGGCCGCCGCCGCTTCCGGAGGGGCGTAA
- a CDS encoding tyrosine-type recombinase/integrase yields the protein MKSYKVSVWKISVNKTTKKLTYVVRWVVDGQTFSESYKSTALADRFRAKLLRAVEKGEPFDTVSGLPDSLRGGKAALSFLDLAVKYLDHRWVDASAKHRDSMTDALAGVVPVLTKPGRGRPSPEVLRRALRSYVLPPPRRERERPEEIAAAVKWIEKASLPVAELHEISRVHELIDALGRKLDGKPAATQTYRRRRAVVFNALEYAVELEALPSNPLTRVRRKRGKRAVQEVDRRVVVNPRQARELLIAVTYVGAYDRASGRRLRAFFGCLYYAAMRPGEASGLRRSDCTLPEKGWGRIELAETRPAAGKAWTDSGEAHDRRGLKQRAQGEVRTVPIPPPLVRLLLDHIEEFGTADDGRLFQSEYGNVVAASSYSRVWKQARKVALLPGQVASVMAARPYDLRHAGVSQWLNSGVPAPEVAARAGHSVDVLLRIYAKCIDGQEAEMNDRIMQGLGENQTDT from the coding sequence GTGAAGTCGTACAAGGTCTCCGTCTGGAAGATCAGTGTCAACAAGACGACGAAGAAGCTCACGTACGTGGTGCGGTGGGTGGTGGACGGGCAGACATTCAGCGAGTCGTACAAGTCCACCGCGCTGGCGGACCGGTTCCGGGCGAAGCTCCTGCGAGCGGTGGAGAAGGGCGAACCGTTCGACACGGTGTCGGGGCTCCCCGACTCCCTCCGTGGGGGCAAGGCCGCGCTGTCCTTCCTCGACCTGGCGGTGAAGTATCTCGACCACCGGTGGGTGGACGCGTCGGCCAAGCACCGCGACAGCATGACCGATGCCCTTGCCGGTGTCGTCCCGGTGCTTACCAAACCAGGCCGCGGGCGGCCCTCACCGGAGGTGCTGCGGCGGGCGTTGCGCTCGTACGTACTGCCTCCGCCACGTCGGGAACGGGAGCGGCCGGAGGAGATCGCGGCGGCTGTGAAGTGGATCGAGAAGGCCTCGCTGCCGGTGGCCGAACTCCACGAGATAAGCAGGGTTCATGAGCTGATTGACGCCCTCGGCCGAAAGTTGGACGGCAAGCCGGCGGCCACGCAGACCTATCGCCGTCGCAGGGCGGTGGTCTTCAACGCGTTGGAGTACGCCGTCGAACTGGAAGCGCTGCCGTCCAATCCGCTGACCCGGGTTCGCCGGAAGCGGGGCAAGCGGGCCGTACAGGAGGTGGACCGGCGAGTCGTTGTGAATCCTCGGCAGGCACGGGAATTGCTCATAGCGGTGACGTACGTCGGCGCTTACGACCGGGCCAGTGGTCGGCGTCTGCGGGCGTTCTTCGGCTGCCTCTACTACGCGGCCATGCGGCCGGGGGAGGCGTCGGGCCTGCGCCGTTCGGACTGCACGCTGCCCGAGAAAGGCTGGGGCCGTATCGAACTGGCCGAGACGCGGCCCGCGGCAGGCAAGGCGTGGACGGATTCAGGTGAGGCGCATGACCGCCGGGGCCTGAAGCAACGGGCGCAGGGCGAGGTCCGGACAGTGCCGATCCCGCCTCCGCTCGTGCGGCTGCTCCTGGACCACATCGAGGAGTTCGGCACTGCGGACGACGGCCGGCTCTTCCAAAGCGAGTACGGCAACGTCGTCGCAGCCTCGTCCTACTCGCGGGTGTGGAAGCAGGCCCGGAAGGTGGCTCTCCTGCCCGGCCAGGTTGCCTCGGTTATGGCGGCCCGGCCTTACGACCTACGGCACGCCGGTGTCTCTCAGTGGCTCAACTCCGGCGTCCCTGCCCCGGAGGTCGCTGCCCGCGCGGGGCATTCGGTGGACGTCCTACTGCGGATCTATGCCAAGTGCATAGATGGTCAGGAAGCCGAGATGAACGACCGCATCATGCAAGGGCTCGGCGAGAACCAGACGGACACCTGA
- a CDS encoding helix-turn-helix domain-containing protein: MARERMTGLLTVREVLEELGGISRRTFYRWRELGLAPACIRLPNGELRVRRAVLNAWLDDRAEGAT; this comes from the coding sequence ATGGCGCGTGAGCGGATGACCGGACTGCTCACCGTGCGAGAGGTCCTGGAAGAGCTGGGCGGCATCTCCCGGCGCACCTTCTACCGCTGGCGTGAGCTGGGCCTCGCCCCGGCGTGCATCCGGCTGCCGAACGGGGAGCTGCGGGTCCGGCGGGCCGTGCTCAACGCCTGGCTCGACGATCGGGCGGAGGGGGCGACGTGA
- a CDS encoding replication initiation protein, which yields MTSTPKDVAALLARAAEADFSAWRRNIVRLNGCTNPVHLVGASAYVDAVSGEVLWSYGSQAYGGRLLVACGNRRASVCPTCARVYRADTYQLIRAGLVGGKETPASVGGHPRLFTTLTAPGFGPVHTRRERDGRVRVCRPRRVGECCPHGVPVVCGERHHVDDSRLGEPLCPRCYDYAGAVLWQASAGRLWHRFALELRRELARRVGTSRTEFADTARLSYAKVAEYQRRGLVHFHAVVRLDGPEGPHSAPPEWATTDLLADAVRESVGLVRLDAPGTGVVGRRTLRFGTQVDVRPIAEFGTGDLTSAAVAGYIAKYATKGAEVAGAVDGRIRHARELVVLPVRRHVLRMIGTCWWLGGLTDFEPLGLRRWAHMLGYGGHFSTKSRRYSTTLTALRDARTEHRAEEQRSALGLDGRVTVTAGHWRYAGRGYSPGAALLAASVREDGERHGA from the coding sequence ATGACCTCGACTCCGAAGGACGTGGCCGCGCTTCTGGCAAGGGCGGCCGAAGCGGACTTCTCCGCGTGGCGGCGCAACATCGTCCGCTTGAACGGCTGCACAAACCCGGTTCACCTCGTCGGGGCGTCCGCCTACGTCGACGCGGTGAGCGGTGAGGTGTTGTGGTCGTACGGTTCGCAGGCGTACGGCGGCCGGTTGCTCGTCGCCTGCGGCAATCGTCGGGCGAGCGTCTGCCCTACCTGCGCTCGGGTTTACCGGGCGGACACGTATCAGCTCATCCGGGCCGGGCTCGTCGGCGGCAAGGAGACTCCGGCAAGCGTCGGCGGACACCCGCGGCTCTTCACCACGCTCACCGCTCCCGGGTTCGGGCCGGTCCACACCCGACGTGAGCGGGACGGTCGGGTACGTGTCTGCCGTCCGCGCCGCGTGGGGGAGTGCTGCCCGCATGGCGTGCCGGTGGTCTGCGGCGAACGCCACCACGTGGACGACTCCCGGCTCGGCGAGCCGCTGTGCCCGCGCTGCTACGACTACGCGGGCGCCGTGCTGTGGCAGGCGTCGGCCGGTCGACTCTGGCACCGGTTCGCGTTGGAGCTGCGGCGGGAGCTGGCTCGGCGGGTCGGCACCTCCCGTACGGAGTTCGCCGATACGGCTCGGCTGTCGTACGCGAAGGTGGCTGAGTACCAGCGGCGCGGACTCGTTCACTTTCATGCGGTGGTCCGCCTGGACGGTCCGGAGGGTCCGCATTCGGCTCCGCCCGAATGGGCCACGACCGACCTGCTCGCCGACGCCGTAAGGGAGTCGGTCGGCCTGGTCCGGCTGGACGCTCCGGGAACGGGGGTCGTCGGTCGGCGGACGTTGCGCTTCGGGACTCAGGTGGACGTACGGCCTATCGCGGAGTTCGGTACCGGTGACCTCACCTCGGCCGCTGTGGCGGGCTACATCGCGAAATACGCCACGAAGGGTGCGGAGGTGGCCGGGGCCGTGGACGGCCGTATTCGGCACGCCCGGGAGCTGGTGGTCCTGCCGGTCCGGCGCCACGTGCTGCGGATGATCGGTACGTGCTGGTGGCTCGGGGGCCTGACCGACTTCGAACCGCTCGGGCTGCGGCGCTGGGCTCACATGCTCGGCTACGGCGGGCACTTCTCGACCAAGTCGCGCCGCTACTCGACCACCCTCACGGCGTTGCGGGACGCACGTACCGAGCACCGCGCGGAAGAGCAGCGTTCTGCGCTGGGCCTCGACGGTCGGGTGACGGTCACCGCCGGGCACTGGCGTTATGCCGGGCGCGGCTACTCGCCGGGGGCGGCGCTCCTTGCCGCCTCGGTGCGGGAGGACGGTGAGCGTCATGGCGCGTGA
- a CDS encoding FtsK/SpoIIIE domain-containing protein, whose amino-acid sequence MAVLAMVAALIISGPVLRHRFPNAWWLLVGFPVAVVRVSRTWRPLMAGCGLAVSRKAALTVVSGLVGNGAPPPQPRVPRRGPIRPTAGGFWFVVRLLPGQVPQDFAKAAPAMAETWQVHAVRVTSWKPGYVRVAASAADPLAAPRIPTQRGRSALLNVAVGVLETGADWVIDLRQIPHWLIVGATRSGKSTLINALVAGLAPQPVALVGIDCKGGMELSLYEPRLSALATNRTQAVRLLAALVDLTTDRMAICRTARVRNVWGLPDDLRPVPVVVIVDELAELFLIANRGEKDEAHAAGTALIRLAQLGAALGVFLVVAGQRVGSDLGPGVTALRAQLGGRVCHRVADPGTAEMALGDLNPDALKAAQAIRPDQAGTAVLASGDGWERARSHLVSEVDAETTAAQYAHLTPDLPELHDVVGTLRTAKTATATTVVIERLDRDDNA is encoded by the coding sequence ATGGCGGTTCTCGCGATGGTCGCAGCGTTGATCATCTCCGGCCCGGTCCTGCGCCACCGGTTCCCCAACGCGTGGTGGCTGCTCGTCGGCTTTCCCGTCGCGGTCGTACGCGTCAGTCGTACGTGGCGGCCGTTGATGGCTGGCTGCGGGTTGGCCGTGAGTCGCAAGGCCGCGCTGACGGTCGTGTCCGGGCTCGTCGGCAACGGCGCACCTCCGCCGCAGCCGCGTGTTCCCCGCCGGGGTCCGATCCGCCCCACGGCTGGCGGCTTCTGGTTCGTCGTACGGTTGCTGCCCGGCCAGGTGCCGCAGGACTTCGCGAAGGCTGCACCTGCCATGGCCGAGACCTGGCAAGTGCACGCGGTACGCGTGACGTCCTGGAAGCCGGGCTACGTACGGGTGGCTGCCTCGGCCGCGGACCCGTTGGCCGCGCCGCGAATACCCACACAGCGGGGGAGAAGTGCCCTGCTGAACGTGGCCGTAGGTGTGCTGGAAACTGGCGCCGACTGGGTCATCGACCTCCGGCAGATTCCGCACTGGCTCATCGTCGGTGCCACGAGATCCGGCAAGTCCACGTTGATCAACGCACTCGTCGCGGGCCTCGCACCGCAGCCGGTCGCCCTGGTCGGGATCGACTGCAAGGGCGGCATGGAACTGTCCCTCTACGAGCCTCGGCTGTCGGCGCTCGCCACCAACCGCACGCAAGCAGTGCGGCTGCTGGCCGCGCTCGTCGACCTCACCACCGACCGTATGGCGATCTGCCGTACCGCCCGCGTACGGAACGTCTGGGGTCTGCCTGACGACCTACGGCCGGTCCCCGTCGTCGTGATCGTGGACGAGTTGGCGGAGCTGTTCCTCATCGCCAACCGCGGGGAGAAGGACGAAGCACACGCTGCGGGTACCGCGCTGATCCGGCTGGCCCAACTCGGCGCCGCCCTCGGGGTGTTCCTGGTCGTCGCCGGACAACGAGTGGGCTCCGACCTCGGTCCGGGCGTCACGGCGCTGCGTGCGCAACTCGGCGGACGCGTCTGCCATCGGGTCGCCGACCCGGGTACAGCGGAGATGGCTCTCGGGGACCTCAATCCCGATGCCCTCAAGGCCGCGCAGGCGATCCGTCCCGACCAGGCCGGCACTGCCGTACTCGCCTCCGGCGACGGCTGGGAACGTGCTCGCTCGCACCTGGTCTCGGAGGTGGATGCCGAAACGACCGCGGCGCAGTACGCCCACCTGACCCCGGATCTTCCCGAACTGCACGATGTCGTGGGCACCTTGCGTACCGCCAAGACAGCGACGGCCACGACGGTCGTGATCGAACGCCTCGACCGCGACGACAACGCCTGA
- a CDS encoding GntR family transcriptional regulator translates to MPPENTQPKYRQIADYLRRGILDGTFPAGQPLPSEEALAKQFGVTRPTVRQGLTELRASGLVEVIMGRGTFVRSPHSRPTMTRPRGVRRKRSGGYAEADEIKWTEAEEPIAVRTDAPLALADLLRIPPGEPLYTYDALQTAGPSFRQLHRTYIPFSILTGTKYEEEAPPPAPQLYAALAELGHELHFTEYLRPRMPLPDQAQALRLPEGVPILLILRVTLNEHDKPLALEEFQLPGDDLELSYAL, encoded by the coding sequence ATGCCACCGGAGAACACCCAGCCCAAGTACCGCCAGATCGCGGACTACCTGCGACGCGGCATCTTGGACGGCACCTTCCCGGCTGGCCAGCCGCTCCCGTCAGAGGAGGCGCTCGCGAAGCAGTTCGGAGTGACGCGCCCCACGGTTCGTCAAGGTCTCACGGAGCTACGGGCGTCCGGCCTGGTTGAGGTCATCATGGGACGCGGCACCTTCGTGCGATCACCGCACAGCCGACCCACCATGACGCGCCCCCGAGGCGTCCGCAGGAAGAGGAGCGGCGGCTACGCCGAAGCCGACGAGATCAAGTGGACGGAGGCAGAGGAGCCGATCGCGGTCCGCACGGACGCCCCGCTCGCCCTCGCCGATCTCCTCCGCATCCCGCCAGGCGAACCGCTCTACACGTACGACGCCCTACAGACTGCGGGACCAAGCTTCCGCCAGCTCCACCGCACGTACATCCCGTTCTCCATCCTGACCGGGACCAAGTACGAGGAAGAAGCACCGCCGCCGGCCCCGCAGCTCTACGCCGCCCTAGCGGAGCTGGGCCACGAACTCCACTTCACGGAGTACCTGCGCCCGCGGATGCCCCTCCCCGACCAGGCCCAGGCCCTCCGCCTTCCCGAGGGCGTCCCCATCCTGCTCATCCTCCGCGTCACCCTGAACGAGCACGACAAGCCCCTCGCCCTGGAGGAGTTCCAACTCCCCGGCGACGACCTAGAGCTGAGCTACGCCCTCTAG
- a CDS encoding IS982 family transposase, with product MKTNLDTLATALYARIDDELKGSPWLAPWRPKVGIRPTLSDAELLTLAVMSALLGYTSERRWLRRVDRDFRGLFPYVPRQSGYGKRLRAAASLLTSMIRILARDTSLWSDDVWLVDSTPVGCGCSRETAKRSDLAGWAQYGYCASHSRYFWGLRLHLVCTLGGLPILFALTGAKADERETLRDMLDTAPDVTASHRGQTIIGDKNYYGREFENDLTGRDLMLLRPARKGEPERAGAHLFKPLRQVIESINQTLKGQLDLERHGGRTPAGVTVRGGLPLSGGHADTGSA from the coding sequence GTGAAGACAAACCTGGACACCCTCGCGACAGCACTCTATGCCCGGATCGACGACGAGTTGAAGGGTTCGCCGTGGCTGGCCCCGTGGCGTCCGAAGGTCGGGATCAGGCCCACCCTTAGTGACGCGGAACTGCTTACGCTCGCGGTGATGTCGGCGCTGCTCGGCTACACCTCCGAGCGGCGCTGGCTGCGTCGCGTCGACCGCGACTTCCGCGGCCTGTTCCCCTATGTGCCCCGGCAGTCCGGCTACGGCAAGCGACTGCGGGCCGCGGCATCCCTGCTCACCAGCATGATCCGGATCCTCGCCCGGGACACCTCGCTGTGGAGCGACGATGTCTGGCTGGTCGACTCCACCCCGGTGGGCTGCGGGTGCTCCCGGGAGACAGCCAAGCGCTCGGACCTGGCCGGCTGGGCCCAGTACGGCTACTGCGCGTCGCACTCACGGTATTTCTGGGGCTTGCGTCTGCACCTGGTCTGCACGCTCGGCGGCCTGCCGATCCTGTTCGCACTCACCGGCGCAAAGGCCGACGAGCGCGAGACTCTGCGCGACATGCTCGACACCGCACCCGACGTAACCGCCTCCCATCGCGGCCAGACCATCATCGGAGACAAGAACTACTACGGCCGGGAGTTCGAGAACGACCTCACCGGACGTGACCTGATGCTGCTGCGTCCGGCCCGCAAGGGCGAGCCCGAACGGGCCGGCGCGCACCTGTTCAAACCGCTGCGTCAGGTCATCGAGTCGATCAACCAGACCCTCAAAGGGCAGCTCGACCTGGAAAGACACGGCGGTAGGACCCCGGCGGGAGTCACCGTCCGGGGGGGCCTCCCCCTGAGTGGTGGACACGCTGATACTGGATCTGCTTGA